The following are encoded together in the Pithys albifrons albifrons isolate INPA30051 chromosome 5, PitAlb_v1, whole genome shotgun sequence genome:
- the RASSF6 gene encoding ras association domain-containing protein 6 isoform X1: MKKVTMKAQHLPSVFINEEKFLTREQLSSLLKNYNSYYSDQENLQLTYNQQEGNTPFIEGILSIFWGVRHPIRFKIQDEKLIPSFVTLKSAESVGLFPGKRGMTRWGEFDDLHHISGETLNSAEEQPDLEPGQQSRAEQDQDCATLPRTSSDAAALRRRSRLHAAGGTHRASINGHFYNHETSVFTPAFGSETKIRTNSHMRTRHVIEQLLRKFKIENSPHEFALYIIHASGEKKQLRSGDVPLLHRLLQGPSEKVAKFFLMDGDVEEISSDVAQYIPFHIPFLESILHRINEEEEQEIQQTVARYLKEKTLIRQHLRSRTVRKTETTV; encoded by the exons ATGAAGAAAGTGACTATGAAAGCACAGcatcttccttctgttttcatcAATGAGGAGAAGTTCCTAACCAG AGAGCAGCTCAGTTCTCTTCTGAAGAATTACAACTCTTACTATTCGGATCAAGAGAATCTACAACTGACATATAACCAG caggAAGGAAACACACCATTCATTGAAGGGATCCTGTCAATATTTTGGGGAGTGAGGCATCCTATCCGATTCAAAATTCAGGATGAGAAGCTGATCCCCTCTTTTGTAACCCTGAAGTCAGCAGAGAGCGTGGGGTTGTTCCCTGGTAAAAG GGGAATGACCCGCTGGGGAGAGTTCGATGACCTCCATCACATCAGTGGGGAGACGCTGAATtctgctgaggagcagccagACCTCGAGCCAG GTCAGCAGAGCAGGGCCGAGCAGGACCAGGACTGTGCCACGCTGCCCCGCACCAGCAGCGATGCCGCCGCCCTGCGCAGGAGGAGCCGGCTGCACGCGGCAGGGGGCACGCACAGGGCCTCCATCAATGGCCACTTCTACAACCACGAG ACGTCAGTTTTCACTCCGGCTTTTGGATCAGAAACCAAAATAAGAACCAACAGCCACATGAGAACCAGGCATGTGATAGAGCAGCTGCTTCGCAAGTTTAAG ATAGAAAACAGCCCCCATGAATTTGCACTTTACATTATCCATGCATCTGGAG aaaagaagcagctgaggaGTGGAGACGTTCCCTtgctgcacaggctgctgcagggacccTCAGAGAAGGTTGCCAAGTTCTTCCTCATGGATGGGGATGTGGAAGAGATCAGCAGTGAT GTTGCTCAGTACATCCCATTTCATATTCCCTTTTTGGAATCAATTCTGCATAGAATAaatgaagaggaggagcaggagattCAACAGACAGTTGCAAG GTACCTGAAGGAGAAGACCCTGATACGGCAACACCTTCGCAGTCGGACTGTGAGGAAAACAGAGACAACAGTTTGA
- the RASSF6 gene encoding ras association domain-containing protein 6 isoform X2, whose product MKKVTMKAQHLPSVFINEEKFLTREQLSSLLKNYNSYYSDQENLQLTYNQEGNTPFIEGILSIFWGVRHPIRFKIQDEKLIPSFVTLKSAESVGLFPGKRGMTRWGEFDDLHHISGETLNSAEEQPDLEPGQQSRAEQDQDCATLPRTSSDAAALRRRSRLHAAGGTHRASINGHFYNHETSVFTPAFGSETKIRTNSHMRTRHVIEQLLRKFKIENSPHEFALYIIHASGEKKQLRSGDVPLLHRLLQGPSEKVAKFFLMDGDVEEISSDVAQYIPFHIPFLESILHRINEEEEQEIQQTVARYLKEKTLIRQHLRSRTVRKTETTV is encoded by the exons ATGAAGAAAGTGACTATGAAAGCACAGcatcttccttctgttttcatcAATGAGGAGAAGTTCCTAACCAG AGAGCAGCTCAGTTCTCTTCTGAAGAATTACAACTCTTACTATTCGGATCAAGAGAATCTACAACTGACATATAACCAG gAAGGAAACACACCATTCATTGAAGGGATCCTGTCAATATTTTGGGGAGTGAGGCATCCTATCCGATTCAAAATTCAGGATGAGAAGCTGATCCCCTCTTTTGTAACCCTGAAGTCAGCAGAGAGCGTGGGGTTGTTCCCTGGTAAAAG GGGAATGACCCGCTGGGGAGAGTTCGATGACCTCCATCACATCAGTGGGGAGACGCTGAATtctgctgaggagcagccagACCTCGAGCCAG GTCAGCAGAGCAGGGCCGAGCAGGACCAGGACTGTGCCACGCTGCCCCGCACCAGCAGCGATGCCGCCGCCCTGCGCAGGAGGAGCCGGCTGCACGCGGCAGGGGGCACGCACAGGGCCTCCATCAATGGCCACTTCTACAACCACGAG ACGTCAGTTTTCACTCCGGCTTTTGGATCAGAAACCAAAATAAGAACCAACAGCCACATGAGAACCAGGCATGTGATAGAGCAGCTGCTTCGCAAGTTTAAG ATAGAAAACAGCCCCCATGAATTTGCACTTTACATTATCCATGCATCTGGAG aaaagaagcagctgaggaGTGGAGACGTTCCCTtgctgcacaggctgctgcagggacccTCAGAGAAGGTTGCCAAGTTCTTCCTCATGGATGGGGATGTGGAAGAGATCAGCAGTGAT GTTGCTCAGTACATCCCATTTCATATTCCCTTTTTGGAATCAATTCTGCATAGAATAaatgaagaggaggagcaggagattCAACAGACAGTTGCAAG GTACCTGAAGGAGAAGACCCTGATACGGCAACACCTTCGCAGTCGGACTGTGAGGAAAACAGAGACAACAGTTTGA